Proteins found in one Pseudochaenichthys georgianus chromosome 13, fPseGeo1.2, whole genome shotgun sequence genomic segment:
- the serpine2 gene encoding glia-derived nexin, producing the protein MKRLSLLCLCALALTVVGHKGVQPHTLTYAERGSDLGIRVFQQVVSTKPLENVVLSPHGVASILGMLLPGAHGETKKQILGGLRYKKNGPYRMLKKLHKTLIAKSNQDVVLIANALFRQRGFSMEDAFLASNKANFQCESRALNFSSPDAAAEEINQWVSNKTKGHIPSLIKADMLDPALTRLVAVNAIYFKGLWKSRFQPENTKMRPFTGGDGTIYKVPMMSQLSVFSMGLASTPQGLKYRVIDLPYHGNTMSMMMVMPSEEEAPLSKVLPHISTATVKSWSKLMHMKKVRLFIPRFTADAEVDLEAPLSALGITDLFRQDKADFRHLSAEAVHISKALQKAKVVVNEDGTKAAAATTAILMARSSPPWVTVDRPFLFLIRHNPTGTILFMGQINKP; encoded by the exons ATGAAGCGCCTCTCACTGTTGTGCCTGTGTGCACTCGCGTTGACCGTCGTCGGCCATAAGGGCGTTCAGCCCCACACTCTCACTTACGCAGAACGTGGCTCTGATTTGGGCATTCGGGTTTTCCAGCAAGTAGTCAGTACCAAACCCCTGGAGAATGTGGTGCTCTCCCCCCACGGTGTCGCCTCCATCCTGGGGATGTTGCTGCCTGGAGCCCACGGAGAGACGAAGAAGCAGATCCTGGGCGGTCTGCGATACAAGAAGAACG GCCCGTACAGGATGTTGAAGAAGCTTCACAAGACGTTGATAGCGAAGTCCAACCAGGACGTCGTGCTGATAGCCAACGCCTTGTTCAGACAGCGGGGCTTCAGCATGGAAGACGCCTTCCTGGCCTCCAACAAAGCGAACTTCCAGTGTgagagcagagcgctgaactTCAGCAGCCCCGAcgcagcggcggaggaaatcaACCAGTGGGTCAGCAATAAGACCAAAG GTCACATCCCCAGCCTGATCAAAGCAGACATGTTGGACCCGGCTCTCACTCGACTCGTGGCTGTCAACGCGATCTACTTCAAAGGTCTGTGGAAGTCCCGCTTCCAGCCGGAGAACACCAAGATGAGGCCCTTCACCGGGGGGGACGGCACCATTTACAAAGTCCCCATGATGTCCCAGCTCTCCGTCTTCAGTATGG GTTTGGCCAGCACCCCTCAGGGTCTGAAGTACAGAGTGATCGACCTCCCGTACCACGGGAACACGATGagcatgatgatggtgatgccCTCAGAGGAGGAGGCCCCTCTCTCCAAAGTCCTTCCTCACATCAGCACCGCCACCGTCAAGAGCTGGAGCAAGCTCATGCACATGAAGAAGGTCCGCCTGTTCATccccag GTTCACGGCTGATGCAGAGGTGGATCTGGAAGCCCCCCTCTCTGCTCTGGGAATAACAGACCTGTTCAGACAGGACAAGGCTGACTTCAGACACCTCA GTGCGGAGGCGGTGCACATCTCCAAGGCGCTGCAGAAAGCCAAAGTGGTCGTGAATGAAGACGGAACAAAAGCAGCAGCTGCCACTA CTGCCATTTTGATGGCTCGGTCCTCTCCACCCTGGGTCACAGTGGACCGGCctttcctcttcctcatcagACACAACCCAAcag